The Limibacillus sp. sequence CTCCAACATCCTGGCGCGCTTCCGGGAAATCGGCCTGGCGCTGCCCGAGGGCGACGACCGCCGCGTCAACCGCCTGCTGGAGGAGGTCAAGCGGCTGGAGAGCGAGGGCTACGCCTATGACGGCGCCGAGGCCTCCTTCGAGTTGTTGGCCCGCCGCACGCTGGGCGAGGTGCCCGACTACTTCTCGCTGGAGCGCTTCCGCATCATGGACGACCGCCGCACCAACGCGCGCGGCGATCTGGTGATCGAGAGCGAGGCCACCGTGACCGTCGAGGTCTGCGGCGAGCTGCTGCACGAGGTGGCGAGCGGCAACGGACCGGTCAACGCCCTGGACGTCGCCTTGCGAAAGGCGCTTTTGCGGGCTTACCCGCAGTTGGAGGGCACGCACCTGACCGACTACAAGGTGCGCATCCTGACCCCCCAGGGCGGCACCGACGCCGTCACCCGCGTCATGATCGAGTCCGCGGACAAGGAGGGCGAGCGCTGGACCACGCTGGGCGTCTCGCCCAACATCA is a genomic window containing:
- a CDS encoding alpha-isopropylmalate synthase regulatory domain-containing protein, encoding VSLIPSLNLKTGYETGVSAEQLTQLTHASRLLDERLNRAPNRHQPYVGQAAFAHKGGLHVSAVEKDPKTYEHIEPGLVGNQRHIVVSDQAGRSNILARFREIGLALPEGDDRRVNRLLEEVKRLESEGYAYDGAEASFELLARRTLGEVPDYFSLERFRIMDDRRTNARGDLVIESEATVTVEVCGELLHEVASGNGPVNALDVALRKALLRAYPQLEGTHLTDYKVRILTPQGGTDAVTRVMIESADKEGERWTTLGVSPNIIGASYSALEDSYAWKLFRVGATPPSKG